The Candidatus Poribacteria bacterium genome contains the following window.
TTGTTGTGAAGCGTGGAGATGCCGCAGTTGATGTGTATCATCAGGCTCTAATCCGACGATAAGGGTGCCTTCCACCCGATAACCGACGGACATCTCTGCATCGGTCTCTAATTCATGTACCCATTGCGGATAACGTTCCAAACTTTGGCAACCGAGTTTGAGCAGTTCCGGTTCTTCGTTGTGTGCTTCAGCGAGGGGCGCGAGCATCCCAGCGGCTGCCCAAGAGGCGGCGCGTCCGGCTTCAGCACGATCGTAAATGGTGACGGAGACTCCCGATTTCGCAAGCTGCCATCCGATACCAAGCCCAATCACACCGCCACCAATGATGAGAATCGTTTTATTTTTCACTATTCTCCATCTCTAAAAAAGCAAATTTTGGAAACACGACAATTTTTCGTTTTCGATTTAATCCACCGGCATGGCGTGTGCTGGGATTTCCACACCCTGTTCGCTCCAAAATTTGTATGCACCACGGTGTAGTGGAATAACAAACGCCTTTGGTCCGTTCTCTATCGTCATATCTGCCGCGGCTTGATTTGTCTGAAGCATCATCTGATGTCCTTCTGGTGCGTAAACATGCTTTAGAAGTTTATAGATGGTTTCCTCGCTCACCGCCTTGTTCGCGATAAGTACCGTCGGCATCAGGAGAGTTCTCACCGGTTCAACTTTGCCTTCATAAGCACCTTCTGGCAAAGACCCGGAGAGATAAAACGGGTACTTTTCATAGAAGCCGTACTTCTTCGCAACTACGTCGAGATCGATCATCCGAATGGATTTGATTGCTGTGAGTTGAATAACAGCGCTGTTTGGCACACTGACAAGCCATTGGAATGCAGCGACCTGTCCGTCTTGGAGTGCTTCGGCAGCGGCACTACCACCTTTGTAGATCGGCGTAAACTTGCCCCAGATGCCAGCGAGTCTTGATAAACGCTCTAACGTTTGAGCGGTGCCTGACCCACTTGCCCCAGAAGCGATTTTTTTACCGACAATATCCTCAAACTGATGAACATCGCTGTGTGCCAGCGTTGAGAACTGGTCATAAGCAATGAAAAGTAATGTCACCATACGAATATTGGTTTTCGCACCCTCTTCTGCGAAAATTTCTTTGCCGTGGTAGCCGAGATAGCTCTCAGAGGCAAAAACGACACCGAGTGCTTCCGTATCGTCATTTACACGCCGCGTGTTTTCGACTGAACCGGCGGAAGCACCGACAGATATTTTGAGATGCGGTTCCTGTTGGGTCAAGATACGACTAACACCCCCGGCAAATTGTGAAAAACTACCACCAATCACACCGCCTAAAATTGAAAGCCACTCCTTTTCCTGACGCGAGGCATCGGTTGTTTTCGCTTTTTCACTTGACTGCTTATCGCTACATCCGTAAAGGACAACCAGTACAGTTAGTATGAAAGCTGTGAATATAAATAATAAATTA
Protein-coding sequences here:
- a CDS encoding TAXI family TRAP transporter solute-binding subunit gives rise to the protein MFTKNRGVHHNLLFIFTAFILTVLVVLYGCSDKQSSEKAKTTDASRQEKEWLSILGGVIGGSFSQFAGGVSRILTQQEPHLKISVGASAGSVENTRRVNDDTEALGVVFASESYLGYHGKEIFAEEGAKTNIRMVTLLFIAYDQFSTLAHSDVHQFEDIVGKKIASGASGSGTAQTLERLSRLAGIWGKFTPIYKGGSAAAEALQDGQVAAFQWLVSVPNSAVIQLTAIKSIRMIDLDVVAKKYGFYEKYPFYLSGSLPEGAYEGKVEPVRTLLMPTVLIANKAVSEETIYKLLKHVYAPEGHQMMLQTNQAAADMTIENGPKAFVIPLHRGAYKFWSEQGVEIPAHAMPVD